The genomic window CGCGCGATTTTGCCGGCATATCTTTCCACACGCCGCCGCTAGCGGCGCTTTCACAGGACGCTGGCGCGAAACGCGAGCTATGGCACCGGATAAGTGATAATGAACACGGTATTACCGCTGCTGCCGGCTGATTTAACCGAAGCCTGGCACATTGAACAGGCCAGCCACGCCTTTCCCTGGAGCGCCAAAACCTTTGCAGGCAATCAAGGCGATCGCTATCTCAATTACAAGCTGTGCGTGGGGGATCTCATTGTGGCTTTCGCAATTACCCAGACGGTGCTGGATGAAGCATCGCTGTTCAATATTGCCGTCCATCGCGATTTTCAGCGCCAGGGGCATGGCCGGGCGTTGCTGAACCATCTTATAGCCGAACTGGAACAGCGTCAGGTGCTCACGCTGTGGCTGGAAGTGCGTCAGTCCAATGCA from Sodalis glossinidius str. 'morsitans' includes these protein-coding regions:
- the rimI gene encoding ribosomal protein S18-alanine N-acetyltransferase produces the protein MNTVLPLLPADLTEAWHIEQASHAFPWSAKTFAGNQGDRYLNYKLCVGDLIVAFAITQTVLDEASLFNIAVHRDFQRQGHGRALLNHLIAELEQRQVLTLWLEVRQSNAPAIALYRALGFNEVSVRRHYYPTADGREDAVIMALPLG